The following are from one region of the Cetobacterium somerae genome:
- the dut gene encoding dUTP diphosphatase, translating into MENVIVKLVLENGVELPKYMTEGAAGMDVKANITESVTLKTLERKLIPTGIKMEIPYGYEVQVRPRSGLALKHGITLVNTPGTIDSDYRGEVGVILINLSNEEFIVNPGERIGQLVLQKVYKMEFEKVDELSTTVRAEGGFGHTGK; encoded by the coding sequence ATGGAAAACGTTATTGTTAAATTAGTGCTAGAAAATGGAGTAGAATTACCGAAGTATATGACAGAAGGTGCAGCTGGAATGGATGTAAAAGCAAACATAACAGAATCAGTTACATTAAAAACTTTAGAAAGAAAATTAATTCCAACTGGAATTAAGATGGAAATACCTTATGGATATGAAGTGCAAGTGAGACCAAGAAGTGGACTTGCTTTAAAGCATGGTATAACTTTAGTTAATACTCCTGGGACGATTGATTCAGACTACAGAGGAGAAGTTGGAGTTATATTGATAAATTTAAGTAATGAAGAATTTATAGTAAATCCAGGAGAAAGAATTGGACAATTAGTTTTACAAAAAGTTTATAAGATGGAGTTTGAAAAAGTGGATGAGTTATCAACAACTGTAAGAGCTGAAGGTGGATTTGGTCATACAGGAAAATAG
- the rodA gene encoding rod shape-determining protein RodA, translating to MGKNHDLVVTIKRIKKMKNMILYIALCIVLISLLTVYSATIHKGTSFFYKEIVWIGLGVLTYFIFSFIDYKVYGKYYKIIYLVNVILLLLVFIVGDKRLGAQRWIDLGFITIQPSEFSKLFIVLTFSEVLATKYNNKFSGFKSIIATSIHVLPIFLLIAAQPDLGTSLVIIFLYLILIFINGIDWKTIIILAFIGISMAPIGYFFLLKDYQRERVLTFLNPEADLLGSGWNVTQSMIAVGSGGIFGKGFLQGTQSKLRFLPESHTDFIAAVFLEERGLIGGCVLLILYILLLWGIMRIGDKSEGYGKLICYGISAIFFFHIVINIGMVTGIMPVTGLPLLLMSYGGTSFLFAFAMLGIVQSINIYRE from the coding sequence ATGGGAAAAAATCATGATTTAGTAGTTACTATAAAAAGAATAAAAAAAATGAAAAATATGATTTTATATATTGCTCTATGTATAGTTTTAATAAGTTTATTAACTGTATATAGTGCAACTATCCATAAAGGAACATCATTTTTTTATAAAGAAATTGTTTGGATAGGATTAGGAGTATTGACATATTTTATTTTTTCTTTTATAGATTATAAAGTATACGGAAAATATTACAAAATTATATATCTTGTGAACGTTATTTTATTGCTGCTAGTATTTATTGTAGGTGATAAAAGATTAGGAGCTCAGAGATGGATTGATTTAGGATTTATAACTATACAACCTTCTGAATTTTCAAAATTATTTATTGTTTTAACTTTTTCAGAAGTTTTAGCTACAAAATATAATAACAAATTTTCTGGATTTAAAAGTATTATAGCAACTAGTATCCATGTTTTACCTATATTTTTATTGATAGCAGCTCAACCAGATTTAGGAACATCATTAGTTATAATATTTTTATACTTAATCTTAATTTTTATAAATGGTATAGATTGGAAAACTATAATAATCTTAGCATTTATAGGAATTTCAATGGCTCCAATTGGGTATTTTTTCTTATTAAAAGATTATCAAAGAGAGAGAGTATTAACATTTTTAAATCCAGAAGCTGATTTGTTAGGTAGTGGTTGGAATGTAACGCAATCAATGATAGCTGTAGGATCTGGTGGCATATTTGGAAAAGGATTTTTGCAAGGAACTCAAAGTAAATTGAGATTTTTACCTGAATCGCATACAGATTTCATAGCAGCCGTATTTTTAGAGGAGAGAGGTTTAATAGGTGGATGTGTGTTATTAATCCTTTATATTTTACTTTTATGGGGAATAATGAGAATTGGTGATAAATCTGAAGGTTATGGAAAACTGATTTGTTATGGTATATCAGCTATCTTCTTTTTCCATATAGTTATAAATATTGGAATGGTAACAGGGATAATGCCAGTTACAGGTTTACCTCTTCTTCTTATGAGTTATGGTGGAACGTCATTTTTGTTTGCATTTGCAATGCTAGGAATAGTTCAAAGCATAAATATATATAGGGAGTAA
- the ftsZ gene encoding cell division protein FtsZ, which translates to MGDKFNVNIKVMGIGGGGINALDEIVSSHIEDVTFFALNTDLQDLNNSKTPHKIQLGPSTTKGLGCGGNIELGEKATKESLTFIKNILRGTDFLFLTSTMGGGTGSAATALIAKLAKDMNILTVAIVTKPFSFEGKRRMKIAETGIKNLKPFVDSLIVIPNDKLLDNSTPNITVQEAFKKSNFVLFTAVKGMTDLMLAKGLINLDFADIKSLLLDSGEAILGFGEGEGEKRAEKAALAAVDSSLFERTILGATKFLVNIIGPKDLNLMESSIIVETIKKECRAEIDDVLFGVSIDENSDDTIKVILIANSFLNK; encoded by the coding sequence TTGGGAGATAAGTTTAATGTTAATATAAAAGTTATGGGTATTGGTGGCGGTGGTATAAACGCCCTTGATGAAATCGTTTCTTCTCATATCGAAGACGTTACTTTCTTTGCACTTAATACTGATTTACAAGATTTAAACAACTCTAAAACTCCTCATAAAATTCAATTAGGACCATCAACTACAAAAGGACTTGGATGTGGTGGTAATATTGAACTAGGAGAAAAAGCTACAAAAGAAAGTTTAACTTTTATAAAAAATATCTTAAGAGGTACTGATTTTTTATTTTTGACTTCTACTATGGGAGGTGGAACAGGTAGTGCTGCCACAGCTTTGATTGCAAAATTGGCTAAAGATATGAATATTTTAACTGTTGCAATTGTTACTAAACCATTCTCTTTTGAAGGCAAAAGAAGAATGAAAATTGCTGAAACAGGTATTAAAAATCTTAAACCTTTTGTTGATTCTCTTATTGTTATTCCTAATGATAAACTTTTAGATAACTCAACTCCTAATATAACAGTACAGGAAGCATTTAAAAAAAGTAATTTTGTTTTATTTACTGCTGTCAAAGGTATGACAGATCTTATGTTAGCTAAAGGTCTAATTAATTTAGATTTTGCTGATATAAAATCACTTTTATTAGACTCAGGAGAAGCTATTTTAGGATTCGGTGAAGGCGAAGGTGAAAAGAGAGCTGAAAAAGCTGCTCTTGCTGCTGTTGACTCATCTCTTTTTGAAAGAACTATTTTAGGTGCAACTAAATTCTTAGTAAATATTATTGGACCGAAAGATTTAAATTTGATGGAATCTAGTATTATTGTTGAAACAATAAAAAAAGAGTGTCGTGCTGAAATTGATGATGTTTTATTTGGAGTTTCTATAGATGAAAACTCTGATGATACAATTAAAGTTATTTTAATTGCAAACTCTTTTTTAAATAAATAA
- a CDS encoding M16 family metallopeptidase, which produces MSITTKRLDNGITLLMEDIKSINTASLGFFVRAGVKNELPGEEGISHFIEHLLFKGTTNRSAKEISEEIDDQGGMINAYTSVEKTAYYIQMTSNTLEIGIDILNDMFLNSTFTDENIEKERNVIIEEIRMYEDIPEEVVHEENLGFAITGAQSQKVAGTIESLKGIDREKILRYFYDMYKPENIVIAVAGNIEQDKIFKQLNEGIGQLKDKSTKRVYNGEMVINSGEKIIVQETTQVHLCINTLGTSSTDKDRVEASVISNVLGGNMSSRLFQKIREERGLAYSVYSYTSNFDEGGLFTVYAGTTHEDYKEVISLIEEELKELKENGITEKELQRAKNQFLSMVTFGLESSKGKMTRMAGSYLVYGYVRDIETVIKEIEDVNLNDIKRVAKKIFDEKYISKTILGNI; this is translated from the coding sequence ATGAGCATAACTACTAAGAGGTTAGATAATGGTATAACATTATTAATGGAAGATATAAAAAGTATAAATACAGCAAGCTTAGGTTTTTTTGTTAGAGCTGGTGTAAAAAATGAGTTGCCTGGCGAAGAGGGAATCTCTCATTTCATAGAGCATTTATTATTTAAAGGAACAACTAATCGTTCTGCAAAAGAGATATCAGAAGAGATTGATGATCAAGGTGGAATGATAAATGCGTATACAAGTGTTGAAAAAACAGCATACTATATTCAAATGACTTCAAATACATTAGAAATTGGAATCGATATTTTAAATGATATGTTTTTAAATTCTACATTTACAGATGAAAATATTGAAAAAGAAAGAAATGTAATAATAGAAGAGATAAGAATGTATGAAGATATCCCAGAAGAGGTTGTACATGAGGAGAATCTTGGATTTGCTATAACTGGTGCACAAAGTCAAAAAGTAGCTGGAACAATAGAAAGTTTAAAAGGGATAGATAGAGAAAAAATATTAAGATATTTCTATGATATGTATAAACCTGAAAATATAGTTATTGCAGTAGCTGGAAATATTGAACAAGATAAAATATTTAAACAATTAAATGAAGGTATTGGACAGCTAAAAGATAAAAGTACAAAAAGAGTTTATAATGGAGAAATGGTTATAAATTCAGGAGAAAAAATAATAGTTCAAGAAACAACTCAAGTTCATTTATGTATCAATACTTTAGGTACATCAAGTACCGATAAAGATAGAGTTGAAGCATCTGTAATATCAAATGTTTTAGGTGGAAATATGAGTTCTAGACTTTTTCAAAAGATTAGGGAAGAAAGAGGATTAGCTTATTCAGTTTATTCTTATACATCTAATTTTGATGAAGGAGGATTATTTACTGTATACGCAGGAACTACGCATGAAGATTATAAAGAAGTAATATCTTTAATAGAGGAAGAATTAAAAGAGTTAAAAGAAAATGGAATTACTGAGAAGGAGCTTCAAAGAGCAAAAAATCAATTTTTAAGTATGGTAACTTTTGGCTTAGAGAGTAGTAAAGGTAAAATGACAAGAATGGCAGGATCGTATTTAGTTTATGGTTATGTAAGAGATATTGAAACAGTGATAAAAGAAATCGAAGATGTAAATTTAAATGATATTAAAAGAGTTGCTAAAAAGATATTTGATGAAAAGTATATATCTAAAACAATTTTAGGAAATATATAA
- a CDS encoding RluA family pseudouridine synthase produces the protein MEYIIDSSFHEVRLDRFLRKKYENTPLTEIFKGIRTGKIKVNGKKSKENYRLKEGDIVKVLIAGGETVAKDFIKILPQDMNTIKSGIVYEDEKVVIFNKEANLVMHKGSGHEYGLSELFKSYYKTDEFNFVNRIDKSTSGLVIGAKSLAVTRELAEEVREGKTDKKYYILVDGIITKKEFTLKTYLKKEETKVIELDSYEDGAKESISYFKVLKIGKRKTILEGKLETGRTHQLRVQLSNLGHPIVGDGKYGKGGKNMFLFSYYCEIPKYKIKIELPLPEEFLKNLD, from the coding sequence ATGGAATATATTATAGATTCTAGTTTTCATGAAGTTAGATTAGATAGATTTTTAAGAAAAAAATATGAAAATACTCCATTAACAGAAATTTTTAAAGGAATAAGAACTGGAAAAATAAAAGTTAATGGGAAAAAATCTAAAGAAAACTATAGATTAAAAGAAGGCGATATTGTAAAAGTTTTAATAGCTGGTGGAGAAACAGTTGCAAAAGATTTTATAAAAATATTACCTCAAGATATGAACACTATAAAAAGTGGAATTGTTTATGAAGATGAGAAAGTTGTTATTTTCAATAAAGAAGCTAATCTAGTTATGCATAAAGGAAGTGGTCATGAGTACGGCCTTTCTGAACTTTTTAAAAGTTACTATAAAACAGATGAATTTAATTTTGTAAATAGAATAGATAAATCTACATCTGGTTTAGTTATAGGAGCTAAAAGTTTAGCAGTAACAAGAGAATTAGCAGAAGAGGTTAGAGAGGGAAAAACAGATAAAAAATATTATATATTAGTTGATGGTATTATTACTAAAAAAGAGTTTACTTTAAAAACTTATCTAAAAAAAGAAGAAACAAAAGTAATAGAGTTAGATTCTTATGAAGATGGAGCAAAAGAAAGTATATCTTATTTTAAAGTTTTAAAAATTGGTAAGAGAAAAACTATTTTAGAGGGAAAACTTGAAACAGGAAGAACACATCAATTAAGAGTGCAATTATCAAATTTAGGACATCCTATCGTTGGAGATGGGAAATATGGAAAAGGTGGAAAAAATATGTTTTTATTTTCATACTATTGTGAAATACCAAAATATAAAATAAAAATAGAATTACCTTTGCCAGAAGAATTCTTAAAAAATTTAGATTAA